The following nucleotide sequence is from Acidobacteriota bacterium.
GGTGAAGCATGTGCCTTCCGAAGCCAAAGCCGTGGCGGAGTCCACTCGAGTAGCGCCTCGGGCGTTTGCGTCGCCGGGACCGCCGCTCGGAGAGCCTCCCAAACAAAGGCCGGCGCGCGTGGCAAGGGTCGCGACGCTCACGCCTGAGCTACGCCGCCGAGTCGTTGAGATCTATGAAGAGGAATACGCGAATGGTGAGCTCCAAGCTCGCGAAGTTCACGCTCAGATCGCGAACAAGTTGTGGCTCAAGCGCCAGCTTGTAGCCGACATCATTCGCGAGATCACTCAATCGAAAGTCGCCCTCACTGACGAGCTCAAAGACCGCGCGATAGAAATGTACCAGCGTTTCGTTGAGAGCGGCCATAGACCCGACGGCGGCCGGCGCCGCGCAATCAGCTCGGCGCTCGGGTTGCCCTATAAGCAGGTGATGAAGATCATCCGTGAGTGGTCGATGGCCGAATACGAAACATCGCCGACTCCGAATCCCAGCCGCCTGCAGCTTTTCGAAATCGAGAAAATGTATTGGGAGGAGTTGAACCAACAACGTTACCGGCTAACCGAACTGCCGTCCAAAATAGCCGAGAGTCTCGGATATGTAAGCAGATGGCAGGTGCTCAGATGGCTGGATGTTCTTCACGACGATCAGCGCGCGTTTGCAAACGTGCCCGATCCGTCGCCTGAAGCGCAGCAGCAGATACTCGACGCGTACGTGGAGTATTTGCGCTTGCCGGCGCCACCCGAGCACGGCTTGCATTACAGCATCGCCGGCCGGATTGCAAAGGTCAGCCCTCGTCAGGTCCACAAGATACTTCAGTATCACAGACACAAGATGCGCGCTGAATATCCGCTAATCTAGTTCTTAGTCCGTAGTCCGTAGTCCGTAGCTTCTTTCGCGGCAGGCGCTCACTTCGGGCTACGGACCACGGACTATGGACTACGGACTCCTTGAATGAAACAAGTAGTACAGAGCTTTCGCACCGGCCAGTTGAAAGTCGAGGAACTGCCGCCGCCCGCGCTCAGGCCGGGCGGTGTATTGGTTCGCACCGCCTGCTCGCTTATTAGCGCCGGCACCGAGCGGACGATAGTCGAAACCGCCCAGAGTTCTCTCATCGGAAAAGCGCGCAGCAGACCCGACCTCGTGCGCCAGGTTTTCGACACGTTCAAGCGCGAGGGACTTAGCTCCACTTTTGAGAAGGTGAAGGCGCGGTTGTCCCAGACGAAGGCGCTGGGCTACAGCGCCTCCGGCGAAGTAATCGCGGTCGGCGCCGGCGCCCCGGAGTTTTGCGTCGGCGACCGCGTCGCCTGCGCCGGCGGCGGCTACGCCTCGCATGCCGAAGTCATTTTCGTCCCCAAGAACCTTTGCTGCAAACTGCCCGACGGCGTTTCTTTTGAGTCTGCCTGCTACACCACCGTCGGAGCAATTGCTCTTCAGGGCGTACGTCAGGCGGAGCCGCGGCTGGGGGAAACAGTTGCAGTGATCGGGCTTGGGCTGGTCGGACAACTCGCGGTGCAGCTTTTGAAGGCCGCGGGGTGTCAGGTGCTCGGAGTCGATATCGACAGCGCCGCCAGCGCGCTTGCCAGGAAGTCGGGCGCCGACCTGGTGGCTACCGATCCAGCGGCGGCCCGGGCGGCTTGCAGTGTTTTGACTGCAGGACGCGGGGCCGATTGCATCGTGATCACCGCGGCCACGAAGTCGTCAGAGCCGGTCGAGCTTGCTGCTGAGCTCGCGCGCGATAGAGCGCGGGTCGTGGTGGTCGGACTCGTTGGCATGAATGTTCCACGACACAGCTTCTTCGCCAAGGAACTCGAGCTTCGGCTGTCGCGTTCGTACGGACCCGGCAGATACGATCCTGACTATGAAGAGAAGGGAAGCGATTACCCGATCGGTTATGTGCGATGGACCGAGAAACGGAACATGGAAGCCTTCCTGCGGCTTGTTGCCGATGGAAAGATAAACACCGATCTGCTCACGACGCAGCGCTTCCCGGTCGCGCAGGCGACCGACGCCTACGATCTCATACTGAGTGGGGGCCACCGCTATTGCGGCATGGTGCTCGAATATCCAAGTGCTGATCAACAGAGCGTATGGCCGGGAAGGGAAGCTCGGGCGAAGGCCGTTGCAAGCAACGAGCTGGGAATAAGCTTTATCGGCGCCGGCGCTTTTGCTCGCGGAGTCTTGTTGCCTATTGTCAGACGCTCGGCGAAGATTCAGCTTGTCGCCGTCGGCGCGGCAACGGGACTCACCGCCAAGAACACGGCTGAACAGTTTGGCTTCTCCTATTCGACAACTGACTCTCAAGAGATACTCGAAGACGAAAAATCTCAACTAGTCTTCATAGCGACGCGCCACGACTCGCACGCTCGGCTTGCGGCCGAGGCATTGAGAGGCGGGAAGCACGTGTTCGTTGAAAAGCCGCTCGCGGTCACCGAAGAAGAACTCCGCGATGTTGTTGGCGCCGCGCGTGAATCGGAAGGGCTGCTGATGGTGGGCTACAATCGCCGCTTTGCGCCGATCGCCAGGGAGATCGAGGAGCGTTTTCGCAAGCGTGCCGGGCCGATGACCATACTATACCGCGTGAACGCCGGTCAGCTACCTCGCGATCACTGGACTCACGACGCTGCCGAAGGCGGAGGACGAATAATAGGCGAGGCGTGTCATTTCATCGACTTCGTTCAGTATCTGACCGGCGCTTTGCCGGCGCGCGTCAGCGCCCAAGCTGTGCCTCGGACCGAGGAGGCGGGGCTGGTCGATGACAGCACGGTGATCTCAATGAGCATGACGGACGGCTCGATCGCTTCGATCGTTTACACCGCGAGCGGCGACTCGTCCGTGGCTAAAGAGCGTGTCGAAATATTCTGTGACGGTAACGTTGCGACGATTGACGATTTCAAGAGCGGAGTTTTCATTGGCGGCGGGAAGAAGGCTAAGATGGGTACCGGCGCGCAGGATAAGGGACACAGGGCTGAAATCGCCACGTTTCTTGACGCCGCGCGCGGCCGCACAGGCGCTCCGATCGCGCTTGAATCGTTAGTCGCGACTACGCTGGCTTCATTCGCGGTTGTTGAATCGGTGAGGAGCGCAAACGTAGTGAGCGTCGATTTGAGTTCGGTGTTCTCGTGACAGTGAAGAGCACCTGCATGGTGTTCTTCTCAAAACTCAGGAGGTTTGTGATGAAATCGGTCAGGCTGTTTTGTATGCTTGGGGTGATCGGCTTCTTAAGCTCATCGGCGAGCTCATTGGCGTTCGCGCAGGGTTCCGCGAAAGTAGTGAAGGTGAGTCCAGGGGAATCGCTTTATAAGATCAAGCGAGGGGGCGCCGCCGCTCAGATCGCAGTCATAATAGAAATCGACGGAGACTACCACATAAACTCAAACCGGCCCGCGGAGAAGTACCTGATCCCCACGGCGCTCAAAATCGAACGCACTGCTGGCCTCACCACAACTCCGGTGACCTATCCGAAAGCAAAGCTCGAGAAGTTCGAGTTCTCAAAGAAGCCTTTGTCTGTGTTCGAAGGTAAGACGGTTTTGAAACTGACCGTGCGAGCTCTTCCCTCGCTTGCTCCCGGGAGCCAGACGCTCAAAGCAAAACTGACCGTGCAAGCTTGCAACAATCAACAATGTCTCCGCCCTCAAACGATAGATGTGAGCATTGCTTTGCAGGTGGAGTAAATAGGCGCACTCCAAAACCGCGATGATCGATGATTGCGAGCAGGCCCTATCAAGACTCCTTCAATATTGCCGCAGCGAGTCCTGGCTGGGGTACGATCCGTATGACGCACTGAATAGCCCGCTCGCTCACCTGTTTCCGTTCAAACAGCGAATCGCCAGAACTGTATTGACTCAGCTCGTCAAGCGCAGCCCTTTCAACCTGCGTCCGATTCTCGGGATTGAGAAAGACCTCAACCCGAAAGGAGTGGCAGTTGCTGCGCGCGCCCTGATGCTTCTCGCTGACAGGCATGGACACACCTTGCCGTTAGAGATAGCAGACCCGCCGAAGCACCAGGCTGAAGGCGCGGAGGCGGATTTCACTTTTTTGATGAGCCGGCTCGGGTCACTGCGAAGCGCTGACTACTCGGAGGCGTGTTGGGGTTACAACTTCGATTGGCAGTCGCGGGCCTTCTTCGCGCCGCGCGGCACTCCGAACGTCGTCTGCACGGTGTTTGCCGCTCAGGCATATCTGGATTGGTATGAAAGAACTGGGAGCGAGTCCGTTCTGGAAATGGCGGCGAGTAGCTGCCGGTTCTTGCTTGATCGGCTCAACCGCACGAAAGATCGCGACGGTGACTGTTTCAGCTACACGCCGCTTGATCATTCAAGAGTCCACAATGTGAATCTCCTGGCTGCTGAACTGCTGGCGCGCGCGTTCACGAAAACGGGAAGGGGTGAATACCGGGAAGCGGCGGAGAGAGCTGCCCGGTTCACGCTTGCACGTCAGCGCCGGGATGGCTCGTGGCTCTACGGCGAAGCCGATTCGCAGGGATGGATCGACAGCTTTCACACGGGGTTTGCGCTGGTGTCGCTCAAGCATTTGATCGAATACCTGAACGCTGATGATTGGAGACGGCCGCTGGATGAGGGGTACGAATTTTATGAGAAGCGATTCTTTCTTGCGGACGGCACACCTGGGTACTATCATGACCGGCTGCATCCTCTCGATGTCCACAGTGCAGCACAGGGCGTGATAACGTTCGTCGAAATGACAGATCTGATGCCTAACGCCAAAGCGATGGCCAGCCGAGTCTTGAGATGGGCCCTAAAGAATCTCCAGGATCAAACGGGCCTCTTTTACTTTCAAAGGCATCGATTCTACACGAACAAGATTTCATATATGAGATGGGCGCAAGCGTGGATGCTTTACGCGCTCAGTTTATACTCCTCCCGGAATCGGGTAAGCGAAAATGTCTGAACACGCCGCCACCGTAGTCAAACACGCAATAAAAGCCGAGACTCGAAAGCGCAGCGCTTTTGCCGCCCTCATACCGGTAGCGGCGCTCGTCGTCGTCGATGTCGTGCTATCGCTCGCATCATTCGTTGTTTCGTACAAGCTTCGCCAGCACACCGACATATTCGTATGGCGGCCTCGAAAATCCTTTTGGCCGGTTGGCGTCTTCGACGCGTTTGAGCCGTATCTGGGGTTCCTGTTCTTCGTGCCGCTGGTGAAGGTTTACATGCTGCGGAGGTACGGGTTGTACCGGCTGCGAGGCGAGTTCTCGCTTGGTAACGACCTTGTGAAGATCTTCAGCGCATCGACGTTCGCAACCCTCGTGCTGGTGCTGATCGCGTTCCTGTTTCGGCAGGGATTCTCATATCGCGAAGGTCATCTGGTCTCGCTGGACTTTTCTTACTCGCGGCTTGTGTTCGTATACGACTGGCTTATCGCGATCGGAGCTTTCTGGGTGGCAAGGTCCTTCGTGCGCGTGGTCCAGATTATCTACCGCTCGAGCGAGCGCAACTTGATTCCCACCGTGGTGGTAGGCTGTGGCGAGATGGCTCACGTATGCGTATCGGAAATCTCCGAGAAGCCGCGGCTGGGCTACAAGCTCGTGGGAGCGGTGCGAGCGCGGGTGAACGAAGACTCGACGGCGCTTACAAGCTACGGCGTCAGGATACTAGGCGGATTCGACGACCTTCCGGAGCTTGTCAAGCGATACGGAGTCGAAGAAGTATTGATCACCGACACGCGCATCAATCCGCGCAAGATGTTCGAGGTGCTGATGGAGTGCGGGCGCGACCATCACATCAAGTACCGGGTTATACCGAACCTGTTCGACTGTTTGCCTGGAAAGACCGAGATTGCAACGCTCGGCTCCCTGCCGATGATCAAGCTCTACGAGGAAGGGCTGCGAGGCTCTCAGCGAGCGGTCAAGCGCGGGCTGGACGTTATCGTGGCGATCGGGTTGCTGCTGGTCACCTGGCCGTTCTGGTTGGCGCTTGCGATCTTGATCAAGATGGAGTCGCGCGGCCCGGTGTTTTTGAGGCAAGAGCGTGTGGGTATGGATGGCAAAGTTTTTTCGATGATCAAGTTTCGCTCGATGGTGGACGGGGTGGATGACCAGGCCCATCGTGAATTGATGAAGCGAACCATCAACGGCGAAGACGCAAATCAAGGCACGCCAGCCGAGCCGATTTACGGCAAGGTCAAAGATGATCCGCGGCTGACGAAGATCGGGAGCTGGATGCGCCGGTATTCGGTCGACGAACTGCCGCAGATCTTCAACGTGCTGAAGGGACAGATGAGCGTAGTCGGCCCTCGCCCGCCGATTCCCTACGAAGTGCGGCACTACAAGGACTGGCATCGGACGCGATTTCACGTGAGGCCCGGCATCACCGGCCTATGGCAGGTGAGCGGAAGAAACCGGCTGCACTTCGAGGAAATGGTGCGGCTGGATGTTTTCTACATCGAGAACTGGTCGCCGTGGTTGGATGTGAAGATAATGCTGAAGACGCTACCGGTGATGTTGAGAGGGGATAACACTTACTAACCGTGTTGTTCGAAGACATTCGATTCACAAGCGACGACCACTGTTCTTCTTCGGGAGAAACTGACAGTCTAGTGTCTATCTTTTATTTGCTGGCAAGGACATTCACCTGATGTCCCATGTAATCGCAGTTGTCCTCGTGATTATCCGGATTTGAGCCGAACCACGTTGTATAAGTCGCCTCGCTGATTAGAAGATCCGATGCACGCAGACCTGTAGCTTTAAGAGTCAGGTTATAGGGATCATCCAAATGATCAAGATACATCCCTTCGGTGATGAAGTACGCCAATCCATGGGTCTGCGGTCAACTAACCACTGACAGCTAAAGTATGACTCCTGATAAATGGAAACAGGTCCTAGAGTTGTTCGAGGCCGCGCTCGAACTCGCGCCCGGCGAGCGCGCGGCTTTTTTAGGCGAGGCTTGTCGCGGAGATTCATCGCTGCGGGGCGAGGTCGAGGCGCTGCTCTCTGCTGACAACAAAGCCGAGGGGTTTCTCGACGGCCGGCTTGAGGCGGCGACGGCGCTATTCGGGGACGGAGAGGCGCCGCTGGTCGAGGGGGCCATGATCGGCGCCTACCGGATCGTCCGCGAGCTCGGACGCGGCGGCATGGGCACGGTCTACCTGGCGGGCCGCGCCGACGACACCTATAAAAAGCGCGTCGCCATCAAGCTCATCAAGCGTGGCATGGACACGGAGGAAGTGCTGAGCCGCTTCCGAAATGAGCGCCAGATACTCGCCTCCTTGGACCACCCGAATATCGCCCGCCTGTTCGACGGCGGCACGACCGACCAGGGGCTGCCCTACTTCGTGATGGAATACATTGAGGGGCAGCCCATTGACCGCTACTGCGACGAGAGGAAACTGACGACCGCCGAGCGGCTGCAGCTCTTCCGGACGGTGTGCGCCGCCGCCCACTATGCGCACCAGAATCTCGTCGTACACCGCGACCTCAAGCCCTCAAACATCCTTGTGACCAACGAGGGGGCTGTGAAGCTGTTGGACTTCGGGATCGCCAAACTGCTCAATCCCGACCTCTACGCCCGAACCGACGTGGCGACCGCCCAGTGGGTGCGCCCGATGACCCCCGACTACGCCAGCCCGGAGCAGGCGCGCGGGCTCAAGATCACCACCGCCAGTGACACCTACTCGCTCGGCGTGATCCTCTACGAGTTGCTCACCGGG
It contains:
- a CDS encoding protein-disulfide reductase DsbD domain-containing protein: MKSVRLFCMLGVIGFLSSSASSLAFAQGSAKVVKVSPGESLYKIKRGGAAAQIAVIIEIDGDYHINSNRPAEKYLIPTALKIERTAGLTTTPVTYPKAKLEKFEFSKKPLSVFEGKTVLKLTVRALPSLAPGSQTLKAKLTVQACNNQQCLRPQTIDVSIALQVE
- a CDS encoding bi-domain-containing oxidoreductase yields the protein MKQVVQSFRTGQLKVEELPPPALRPGGVLVRTACSLISAGTERTIVETAQSSLIGKARSRPDLVRQVFDTFKREGLSSTFEKVKARLSQTKALGYSASGEVIAVGAGAPEFCVGDRVACAGGGYASHAEVIFVPKNLCCKLPDGVSFESACYTTVGAIALQGVRQAEPRLGETVAVIGLGLVGQLAVQLLKAAGCQVLGVDIDSAASALARKSGADLVATDPAAARAACSVLTAGRGADCIVITAATKSSEPVELAAELARDRARVVVVGLVGMNVPRHSFFAKELELRLSRSYGPGRYDPDYEEKGSDYPIGYVRWTEKRNMEAFLRLVADGKINTDLLTTQRFPVAQATDAYDLILSGGHRYCGMVLEYPSADQQSVWPGREARAKAVASNELGISFIGAGAFARGVLLPIVRRSAKIQLVAVGAATGLTAKNTAEQFGFSYSTTDSQEILEDEKSQLVFIATRHDSHARLAAEALRGGKHVFVEKPLAVTEEELRDVVGAARESEGLLMVGYNRRFAPIAREIEERFRKRAGPMTILYRVNAGQLPRDHWTHDAAEGGGRIIGEACHFIDFVQYLTGALPARVSAQAVPRTEEAGLVDDSTVISMSMTDGSIASIVYTASGDSSVAKERVEIFCDGNVATIDDFKSGVFIGGGKKAKMGTGAQDKGHRAEIATFLDAARGRTGAPIALESLVATTLASFAVVESVRSANVVSVDLSSVFS
- a CDS encoding sugar transferase — encoded protein: MSEHAATVVKHAIKAETRKRSAFAALIPVAALVVVDVVLSLASFVVSYKLRQHTDIFVWRPRKSFWPVGVFDAFEPYLGFLFFVPLVKVYMLRRYGLYRLRGEFSLGNDLVKIFSASTFATLVLVLIAFLFRQGFSYREGHLVSLDFSYSRLVFVYDWLIAIGAFWVARSFVRVVQIIYRSSERNLIPTVVVGCGEMAHVCVSEISEKPRLGYKLVGAVRARVNEDSTALTSYGVRILGGFDDLPELVKRYGVEEVLITDTRINPRKMFEVLMECGRDHHIKYRVIPNLFDCLPGKTEIATLGSLPMIKLYEEGLRGSQRAVKRGLDVIVAIGLLLVTWPFWLALAILIKMESRGPVFLRQERVGMDGKVFSMIKFRSMVDGVDDQAHRELMKRTINGEDANQGTPAEPIYGKVKDDPRLTKIGSWMRRYSVDELPQIFNVLKGQMSVVGPRPPIPYEVRHYKDWHRTRFHVRPGITGLWQVSGRNRLHFEEMVRLDVFYIENWSPWLDVKIMLKTLPVMLRGDNTY